The window CCATGATTCCTTTCTGGAAATATTTTTTCGCAGGCGAGCCTTCTGAATCTGCAGAAGCATTCCTGGAGAAATCAGAAATAGCACTGGAAACTGGCAAGAAGAGAATGGATGAGGACCCCGGTGATACCACAACGGTGCTCATGATGGGCGGACTTTACGGATATCGCGGTCTTGTGGCCGCCGGGGAACGTCAGTACAGAACCGCGGTCCGAAGCGGTGCCAGCGGATACTCATACACTCGCAAACTCATGCAGATGAGCAGTGACAATCCCGACGCACTCATCGGGCAGGGGGTATTTCATTATATGGTAGGCACAGTGCCGGGCGAGGTCCGGTGGCTTGTCAACATGATCGGCTTGCGCGGTGACAAAGAAACCGGATTTGAAAAGCTTGAGGAGGCATCACAGACGGAAACCTACACCAGCTCGGATGCCAGAATGATTCTCACCTATTTGTATCATGAAGAGGAAAAATTCGGGGATGCTCTCCGGATTGTGGAGCCGCTTGTGCAGCAATGGCCCGAAAACATCATATTCAGGTACTACTACGCCTTGTCGCTGGAAAAAACCGGCAATAAGGACGATGCCAGGGAACAGTACCGGACCATTCTTGAAAACGATCACCCCGAACTGAGCGCCATCCGGACAAAAGGAGAAGAGCGGCTTCGGGAGATTATGGCCTCCGCAGAGTAACACCCGTTCCTCTGAAACATTCTACTTAATCAGTGTCATCAGCCCGGTATCGTTTGCACCACTGGCGGTGTCCATTCTGTAAAGATACACTCCGCTCGCCCATCCCGAAGCGTCAATCTCAACCTGATGGATACCTGCTTCATATTGCCGGCTTGTGACCGGTTCGGCCACTCGTTCTCCCATTGGATTGAATACCGATATGGTGACGGCTTCCGGTCTGCCAAGTTCAAATACGATGGATGTCTGCGAGTTGAACGGATTGGGATGGTTCCGGATTAACGCCGCCTTCTCAGCGGTGTCCCGGTCTGAGTGGCTCTTATGTGCACCCGATGGATGAGACGATGTGGCCCTGCCGGTTACATCGAACCGGACTTTTACGGGATAATGGTCGGATGTCGTGCGCGGATAGTCCTCAATATAATCCGGACGGTAAACGCGTTCAGAACCTTCCAGCCAGTATTCGAACCAGGGTTCGTTGATGGTGATGTGATCGAGCATTGTGGGAGGGAACCAGCTGTCAACGCCCGGCCAGGAGGCTTCTCCGGCCTCATCCAGCGAGTAAGTGACCACCTCATAAGCCGGATCATCGACAAAGTTGCGGTAGGGTGAAGGCATGGGGGTATCTTCAGGCCGGTATGTGGATTCGGTCACACGATCGTTGTAGTCACCCAGAAAAATTAGTGGGATTCTGCTGAAGTAAGGATCAAAGTAGTTTTCTTTGATCTCCTGAGATGCTGCTATCCGCCGCTCGTATGATGCACTGTCAGACCGTGCCATGGCGTGAACCACCACTGCACGGGCAGAAAAGGAGATGTCTTCCAGCTGCACTCGGAATATAAATTCCTTGGGTAACCGGGAAGCCCAGTAAAAGGGGGTAAGATCGGCCTGAGAGCCGCTGTCAAGCAAACGGTAATGGGTGGGGTTGACGGTCTCCGTGTTGTATATGAAACCGACATCCATTCCCGCGTCGGGATCACCGCCCCAGCCGTACCGGGTGACAAAGCCATCGTAGCGGTCAAGGTCATCAATGAGCCGTTCAAACTGGGTGATGCTGTATATCTCCTGCACACCGATCAGATCTGGCTGCAGGCTGTCGATGATTTCGACCACATTACGGTATTGCAGCTCGGTATCTGACGGACCGCGTGTTTCATCACCGAACCATTCGATATTCCATGTCACCACATCAAAGGTGCGGGAATGAGGAATATGCGAATAGTTTCCCTCGCCCGAATTCGCGGCACCGGTCATGGCCGCGGCAGCGATGATGACGCACAGCAACAAGGCAGAGAGTGCAAAACAGGCCGGGCGTGAGGACATTCTTTTCAAAAATAATCGCATAGCATGAGTACGGACTGGATGCCTGAGGAAGATGAGTATCCGGGCGGCGATCCGGGAACGAACGGGCACATCACGGCTGGTGCCATGATGTGCCAATTCAGGTTCTGTTGTTATTTGATCAGGGTCATCGACCGGGTCAGTGCCTGTCCGTCATCCAGCTGGACGCGATAGATGTACACGCCGCTGGCCAGATGGCTGGCATCAAAGGAAACATGATGCGTTCCGGCCGGCAGGGACTCATCTGAAAGCAGGGAGGCAACCTGTCTCCCAAGGGTGTCATACACCCGCAGTGTCACATTGCTTTGACTTGGAAGGTCGAATGCAATTTTGGTCGTGGGATTGAACGGGTTGGGATAGTTTTGCTGCACACGGAACGACTGCGGCAGCTCATCGGCCTCATGCCCGGCATCTACCGTAACGATGTCATCCTGTCCACCGGCCTGATAGTAACGGGCGGCAAACTCCTGGATGTACAGGTTGGCGATTCGGGCATCCTCGATAATGATGGTATTCTCGTCATTGCGCCGGTTTGCCGAACTGGACCAGTTGTGGGATCCGGTTATGACTTTGCCGTTCCATTCCGCCTGCTCACCGTCAATGACAGCGTATTTGTGATGCATCAGGGGACTGGTGAGCGTGTGCATATCGGCAAAAGCAGCAATGTCATCATACTGGCTTCCCTGCTGGCCCGGCTGACCCATGACGCCGCGGATGGTTACACCTGCGGCATTCCGGTTAAAAAGTGCGTTGGTGTAGCCGGTCCGGGTAATGAGCATGGTACCCAGGTTTACGGAATGCTCTGCCGTCCTGATGGCGTCAATGATAGCCGCCTCGGTGTTGCCCTGCGGACTGAAAAACAGGCGGACATAGCTGTCACCAATCCAGAAGGTGGATGGGTTGACTACGATTTTTTGTGAGCCGAAACGTGATTCGCCTGCATCCGGCGTGGTGGTGTCACTTCCCCATTTCTGGTTGAACTCACGTGTATAGGCCCCGGCGATGGCCACATCCTGAAACTCAATCATATTCTGGTTGTGGACGTTGGTGCCGTTGTCGGTGGCATTCCAGGAACTGGTGATAAGCCAGACATCTTCCGGGTCGCCGCCGTTGTAATCAATCACGGCGTATTTGTTGTGGTGAAGGCCCTCGCGTCCGCTGTTGGCATCGCCGAAGTCGCTTTCGATGACCGGGACATCGCTGTTTTCGAGCGCATTGACAAAATTGTCGGTTGCTGTGTTGTGATCGACAATGACCCGCACATCCAGACCGCGGTTGTGGGCACCTGCAATGGCCGATGCGATGTTGCTTCCAACTGTCCCGCTAATGCTGTAAAAGGCCAGGTCAAGCGAGTGCCCGGCGCTGTTGATGCGATCAATCAGATGATCGTCAAAGGCATAGTTGGAAATTGCCTCTTCGAACGTAGCCAGAGTGTGATCCACATCCTGATTGAAGTAGACGTTTACCTCCTGTGTGGTTCCTTCTGGGGATGAGGTTGTCACCAGATAATTGGAGGTGCGGGTGGTATCCTCGCCAAGTGCCGAACGAAGCTGAACATTGTAGACTGTGGCGGGATCCAGTCCCTCCAGTGTAATCGTATGATCGGTTTTGTGCTGATCATCTTCGACTATCCCCAGCTCGTACTCATCTGTCAGGCCATATCGTATTTCGGAGGTGCCTTCAGCATCGGTTTCCCACTCAAAGGTGATGGACGATGATGTTGCCGACACCTCGTAAGGTGTATCGCTGACGATGATCGGCGCATCGCCGACAGGCATGAAGTCGCTTCGGTCTCTCGGGAAGACCTGGACGAAATCCAGGAACCTGCTTGCTGCTCCGGTGATCTGTACTTCGTCGAACGGGATGGTCATGCCGGGGATATCGGTGTATCTGGAAATCCGGATTTCACTGGTGCCCGTTTGATCTTCTATATCGTAGTTGGTGTCACCGGAAAAACGGCCGTCATCAAGAATTCGGACAGCATCCAGCCGCACAAGCTGGCCTTCATAATCACCGGTTTCGAGCTGCTCAACGGTCAGCACAGTGGGCTCAATGTCCCTGCGTCCCTCAGGATAGACCTCAAAAATGACAGACTCGAAATCATCGGTCGGCGCGATCTGAACAAGGTCATTAAATGTCGTGAGCGGACCGGTGACCACAATGGAGTCGCCTTTGGAAACTTCAAGAGTAAATCCCAGCGAGTCGTCACGCATAAGCGGATTGTAATAAGCCGCGATACCGGCAGTTTCGTCCTGGAAGTAAATCGGACCGGAAAACTCGTCAGTTACAGTGACCCAGCCGCTGACCGATACGAGCGTGCCCATTGGCATTTCCCGGGCATCGGCAATGTCGATGGGTTCATCCGGATCAAGACCGCTTCCGGACAGTGAGGCCTCATATTGCTGCGCCTCAGGATCATTTGAGACGATGGAAAGGGTGCCGGATGCGTCGCCTTCGCTTACCGGTTCAAACACCACCTCCATCTCTGCCGATTCCGACGGGGAAAGTTCTGACGGCGCATCACCTGAAAGTGAGAACCCGTCGCCGGTGACCGACACTGAACTTATTTCAAGATCCTGCTGGCCGGTATTGCTGATGGTCAGGGTTTGGCTGTCCGAACTTTCAAGAAGGACATAACCGAAGTCGATGCTGCCACCGGACTGGACAACGCTGCCATCTGCCTCGACGCGCAGTCGCGGTTCATCCGTGTCTTCGACAAACTCGGTAACTTCGAAATTGTCGATGTTGACGCGGTTGTCTGAGCCTTCACTGGATAGAATGCGAAACCGGACGTTGCCGTCGATGTTGGCTTCGATATCCGCCTGAACCAGTTCGCTTTCCGGCTGCAGCTCATCACCGAGATCATTCCAGCTGTTTCCCCCGTCCTCAGAATATTGCAGCCGGACCAGCGCGCCGCTGTCGTTGCCGAAGTTTGCATAATAAAAACGGACGTCACCTGCGCCGAAGGTGTCGAACTGCATTTCAATGTAACCGTCACGGATACGGACGGACTGGGATCCCATTCTTCTGTCGCCATCCAGACTGCCGATCAGCGCGTCATCAAACATCCAGTCTCCGCTGGACAGTTCTACAGTTCCAGGGGCATACGCGCCTTTGGAACCGTCTTCAAAGTCTTCAAAAAGCTGCGAAAAAGCCGCAGCCGGCAGAAGCAGCAATAGTATCGTCAATAAACTGAGTAATTGTAAGGGTGATTTCATGGTAAAGCGAAGCGTTTGTGGATAAGGTGTGTAATTATAGTGTTGAGATGCAATGTCCGGAAGAACCGGTGTTCCGTCTAGCCGGAATGCAGATGTTTTTTTTCAGGGTGGATAAGGAAACATGGAAGAAATAAGGGTCCCGGAGCCGTCAAGTTATTTTACCAGCATCATGGTTTTTGCAGCTGCAGGATGCCCGTCAACCGAAATGCGGTAGAGATAGAGTCCGCTCGACAATCCCTCTGCATCAAAAGAAACCTCGTGATGCCCGGCAGATTTGTCAATGCCGTCAAGGATGCTGGAAACAAGACGCCCGGTTACATCATAGACCTGAAGTGTTACGCGCCCTGCTTCCGGCAGTTCAAATGAAATTCTGGTTGTGGGATTGAAGGGGTTGGGGTAATTCTGGTTCAGAGTAAGGACCTCCGGCACAGCGTTTTCTTCCGGATCACCGGTGGCGGAAGTGATGGTGAGATCGGCCGTCCCGCCGGCTTCATAATAGCGGGCCGCAAATTCCTGATAGTACAGGTTGGCGATGTGGTCATCGCGGATTATGATGGTGTTTTCATCGCTGTTTTCATTGCCGTTGCGGGACCAGTTCATCGAGCCGGTAATTACCTGTCCGCTGCCGGAACCCGGTTCGTAAGGGTCAATAATTGCTGTTTTGTGGTGTAGAAGAATGTCGCTTGCGGCCCCGTGATCGTGGACATCGGCAAATCCTGAAAGCTGGTTGAAAAGGCTGCTGTTGTATGTGATATCTCCTATAGCCCCCCGAACGGTTTTTCCGTCGTTATCCAGAGACCGGAGTACATCGAGGTAGGGCCATTGCGTGATAAGATACTTGGGCAGAGCCACGCCCTGTTCGGCGCTGCCGAGCCTGCTGATAATTTCGCTCTGCGTGTTTGCCTGCGGACTGAAGAAGATATCGATCTCAATATCATCAATCCAGAACCGTGTCGGATTGACAACCTCCTTGTTTTGTGAAAAATGCGCATTCCCGGCATCGGGTTCAAACCCGTCGCTTCCCCACATCTGGTTGAACTCGGCACGATAGCCTCCGGCCAACGCGGGATCCTGGAACTCGATCATATTTTGATACTGCTCTTCAGAGCCGGTATCGGTGGAATTCCATGAGCTGATAATCAGCCAGGTATCAGAAGGGTCGTCGCTGTCATAATCAATGATGGCAAATTTGTTGTGCATGAGTCCGTCCCGGCCGCGGTTATCACCAAACTCGCTTTGAATGACTTCAATATTATTTTCGAGTCTGAGGGTTTGACGGATTTGATTTGCAGGGTTGCCGAGGTTGTGATGCATGATTACGCGGACCTGAACTCCCGAACGTGCCGCGCCAATCAGGGCCCGTTCGATATCACTTCCGGTATTGCCGCTAATGTTGTAAAATGTAATATCGACAGACTGTTGGGCATTTCGTATGCGGCTGGCATAGTGCGATCCGAAATCGAAATCAGCAGTGGCTTCCGACCGCCATGCCGCATCGGAAAATACCGAACCGTTGAAGTAGGTGTTGATTTCACCCGTCGCTGCGACCGGAGACCCGGTTGAAACAATGACAGGGTCAGACCATGTGGTATCGCTGCCGGAGGCGTTTCCTACTTTGAGCCTGTAAATTTGTGCCGGGGACAGCCCGTCCAGCGTGACATTGTGTGTGGAAAGTTGATTTTCAATGGAAACAACACCTTTCTCCAGATCCGGTGTCCGTCCGTAGCGAACGACACTGTTAGCCGGAGAACCGGACTCCCAGGAAAGTGTAATGCTGCTGTCGGTAGCCGCCGTTTCATAAGGCGGGGCTGAGGTGACGGGCGGCGCATCTGCCAGCAGCTGAACCGGGGAAAAAGCAGTCAGGGTAAACAGCAACAGCAAAGAAGCAGAGAAGGGAAGAGGTTTACAAGAGAACATTCAGGAGTGCATTAATGGCGAAGATAATCAGTGGTAAAATAAGCGAAATACGGCACCGATATATTAATGAATATTACTAAATAATAAAGCTTCAAAAAAGTGTTTGAAAATTGAAAAAAGTTTGGGAATTTAGGTATATCAGATGAGCCTTAATTTTGTGTCTGATACTTCCGGGACTGCCAGGAACAAACTCGCAATCATACTGATAAATTCTGAATCCTGCAGGTGTCCTGTATCTTTTGCTTTCGCAAAAAATCACTTTATATTACTCAAACAAGCGCTTCCATAAGCACATCACGCAGTTTTAGTTTATGACGAATAATCCGCTACGAACCAGCTTATCATTTGCACTTCTTTTAACATTATTTGCAGTAACGGCCCAGGCTCAGCAGGTATTCGAGCGTAAAACGGTAGAAGTCAGCAATATGGGTATTTCCTACACCAATGTAGGAGCGATCGGAACCCCGGGCCGCCAGAATAATCCCGGCCTCGCACCCAGCATGGAGTTTCCGGCAGGATCGGGAACCGAGCACCTGTTTGAGGCCGGTCTGTGGATCGGCGCCATCCGTGACGGAGTGACCACCGTTTCAACCGGAGCCGTCACCAATCCGTCCGGTTATACGCGTGCCGGTCAGGCCGGATATGAATTTACCAACGACGGGATGCCGATCATGGAGCGGTCCAGCCTGCCTGACAGTGATTTTTTCTCTCCCGATGCAGTAAGCCACCAGGACTTTGTAGCCGAGTTCTCTGACCGGCGGGACGTCGTATCCGGCCGGCCCATCGCCGATCATGAAGACCCGCTTTACGCCGATGTGCGCATGGAGGCTTACAACTGGAATTTCGGGTTTACCGATGGCATCAGCATTATCAAATACGAAATTACCAACAACAGCCATGAACACCGCAGCGGCGGCGGGTTTACCTGGGAGGATGTCTACTTCGGCATGTATTCTGATCTTGTGGTCAGAAATATCAATACTACCGAGGAGTCCGGTAGTGCCTTTTTCAATAAAGGAGGCGTAGGCTATATAGATTCACTGTATACATTATATGCCTTTGACTCAGGATCGACGGATTTTCCCAGAACCGATACCTATGGAGCAACCGTGGTTCTCGGAGCAGAATACCGCGATGTGAACTTTCATCCCCGATATTCCGATGAGATGCTTGCCGAAGGATATGGAGAGGATGACATTCCGACCGTCGGTCCGCGTTTCTGGAAGTTCGGGCAGACCGGAGGATCTTTCAACCAGCCCAGAACAGATTCTGAACGCTATGCGGTACTTTCTGAAGACTGGGATTACACAGATTTTGAAGATCAGCTCCGCGAAGACGGTCAGGATGCCGACGGAAACTACATCCAGCTTCATCGGTTCGGACCGGTACCGGAAGTGGAACCGGGAGAGACGATAACTGTCTATTTTGCTTATGTCGCCGCACTGAAACCCGAAGAGTTTCAGAATCTCATTCCCTTTGACAATACCGCCGATCAGCTTGATAACCCCGAGTCACGCCGGTTACTGAAAGAGACTGCTGACTGGGCATTTCGTCTTTTTGAAGGTTTTGAAGACCCCGAAACCGATGAACGACAGCGGTTTCTGGTTCCCGAACCTCCCGAGGTGCCTCGTCTCCGCGTTGAGCTGGATGCCGGAAAAGCAACTCTGTACTGGGACCGCAGGGCGGAAGAAACAGTCGATCCGGTTTCCGGCGAGAAAGATTTTGACGGCTACCGGATTTACCGCAGCAAACCGGGATCGGACCTGACCGGAGATATCGCCTTTGGCCCTGAACTGATTCGTGAGTATGACACCCCCGGAACTCCGGTGGGATATGGAACCGGATTTGACGATATCAGACTTTCAGAGCCCGTTTTATTTGAAGATGATGACACTGAGTACTGGTACAGCTACACCTTTGACGGCCTGCTGAGCGGCTGGCAGTATCAGTTCTCGGTTACCGCATTTGACCGCGGCGATGCAGGCAGGGAATCACTTGAAAGCAGCAGAACAGCCAATGCGGTCAGGGTTTTTCCGGGTACTGCCGTAAATGAAAATTTTGAAAGTGATGATCCCGAGTACAAAGTCGGGGTATATCCCAATCCTTATCGCATCAATGCAGCATGGGACGGCGGGACAGAATTTACCAGGAAAATAAACTTCCGCAACCTGCCGGCCCGTGCGGAAATCAGAATTTACACACTTGCCGGTGATATCGTTGCCACACTGCACCACGAAGCAGAAAACTATGACGGAGACATCCGCTGGTACCGTGAACTAAGCGGCAGCAACCGGGTATTTTCAGGCGGCGAACATTCCTGGGATCTGCTCACAAAGGCAAATCAGAACCTCTCTACAGGCCTGTATCTGTTTTCGGTTCGTGACCGTGAGTCCGGTCATGTGCAAACCGGCAAATTTGCCATTATTAAATAGTTTATCCATCCTTTTCAGAAAACCAATCAATAATCACCTAAAGAAGAAACAATATGAAATCAGGATTACTGACTTTTGTTTTTGGATTGCTCATTCTTTCCCTGTCAGCAGGGGATCTGCTGGCTCAGGGTTACCAGGAAGTGACAATCCGGGACTTGAATACCTACGAGGAACCTCCGCAGACTTCGGATGACTTCCCCGACCATCCTCTGGTCGATGAAGCTGTTGAGTTTACGGCCATCGTACTCAGCAACCCGAGGTCATCCGGACTTTCTAATTTTGAGCCTGAAGATGCAGGCGACGACGGTGTTGAAATATCACGGATTCACTTCTTCGTAATTGACACCACCGCTTATTCCCAGGGCAAAGAGGGAATGTACATGCATGTTGTAGCCACGGATGTTGCGGCCTTTGAAACACTTGAAAGGGGTGACATGGTAACCATGCGGGGGACGCATGAGTTTTATAACAACACCGTGCAGTTTAACCCTGATGATTCCGACTTTGAAACCAATATTCTGATCGGCGGTGATGCCAATCCTGATGCCAGGTATCAGGAGCTGCTCGAGCCGATCACGCTGACAACCAGTGATCTTAATCAAATTGCCGATGAAGAAGGAGGTACATTCCGGTTCCGTCCCGAAGCCTACCCTGATTACATCAACGCCTATGTTCGAATGGAAGGCCAGGAGATAATTGGTTCCGAACTGGATGATACCGGCCGCCCCAATTATTACTGGGTTGATAATGAGGGGGTCGCTATGCAGGATCGTGACATTTCACTTCGATACCGCAATGACCGGAATGACGCACAGGGTGGCTATCGCGAAGGCTATAATTTCAGACGCGAAGATACTGACGGACCATTCCGTCCGCCATCAAGCGGAAGTATCGTGAATATCAGCGGCTTTGTGGTTTGGGACACCTTTGACGGAGCTTTTGGTCTGAACGAGGGGCCGGGTGAAGAAGCTTTGCTGCTTGCACCCATGGAAGATGGTATTCTCTGGTGGCTTGGCGAACGAACAGAAGAAGACCCGAACAGCGGTGAGCCCTGGCCGAATGACCTTGAAGTGCTCGGGTTTCCTCCAGTCATTTCCAACTTTAACCTCTCCTCCTCTGAACCTGCACAAGGTGAAACCGTAACGGTTTCTGCAGATATTGCAGGCCCCGAAGGTGAGGAAGTAGATGATGTCATCATTACCTATAACACTACAAGGGGTGATAGCGAAACCACCGATATGACTCATGATGGTGACGGATCATACAGCTATGAATTCCCTGTTTTTGATGATTTTACAGCGGTCAGTTTTGTGATTGAAGCCACAACGGAAGTGGAACTGGCTTCCGGAGAAATAATCCCGATTACAGCCCGGTTCAGCGATGGAAGCCTGGATGTTGCAGGAGAGCAGCTTTCAATGCGATTTGTATATCTCGGTGATGAAATCACTTCCATAGAGACTATCCAGCGTACCATGGACGGAACACGCGGCCCAAGTCCGTTTGAAGACTTCGAAGGCATCGGTATCAACATTGAAGCTGTTGTCGTTTCCGGCGGCAATGATGGATTTGTTGTGGTTCATGACGGAAATGAAGCATGGTCAGGTCTTCCGCTTGCTTCATCCGGTGACGTTCCGGATCTCCGGCGCGGTGACAGAATTACGATTACAGACGGGACCATTTCAAGTGCATTCGACAATGTATTTCTGGATGATGTCAGCTTTACCACAAACGGTACCGTTGAGGATTTTGACGAATACATTCCTGTGATTACTACATCCCAGGCCCGCCATAATTCGGGAAGAGCATACGAGGGAATGATCATCAAGCTCGAGAACGTGGAAGTTCAGACCAGCCAGGCTGATGCGCCGGGGAATGACTTCGGCGAGTGGGCGCTCAGACCTCAGGATGATCCTGACGGACGTGTACTTCGTGTTCGCAACCGGCCCAGTTTTGCCGATATTACCGAAGGACTGGACAGTAACATCCCGAATGATCTGAATGCCCATATGCGAGTCGGTGCCGGCATTGATGCCGTTTACGGACTTATGGCCTATTCTTTCGGCAATCCGAAAATCCAGCTCCGCACAGTGGATGACATTGTTTCAGATGAGGTATTTACCTGGCCGACCAGAGATATCGATCTGTACAGGTTCCAGCGTTCCGATGCCGCGGCTCCGTCCGAAGGTGCAGCGGATACCATCAGAACCGAACACGAAAATGTTGCCGAATGGGATTTTGCCACATCCTATGACGGAAATGATTTCACTTACCGTTTCGTCCTTGATGTTTCCGGCGGCGATTTTTCCGATCCTGTCTTTTCCTCTCCGAGCGATCAGGACGGAACCATGCCGGAAATGACTCTTTCAAGTGCAGAACTGGAAGATATCGTGGAAGAGCATATGGATGCCGATGAATCGAAAACATTCGTCTGGACGGTGTTCCTGGTAGCCGATGACGGCGAAGAAGTTCAGGTTTCCGACAAGGACGGGCCCGAATTCATTCCTGCCTACCGCGAGGTGCTTATCCAGGGAAGTCTGACAACTTCCGGCGAAGCGGAAGACGAACTGCCCAGAACCGTTGAACTGAAGCAGAATTTCCCGAACCCGTTCAACCCGACGACGGTAATCTCATTTGCTGTTCCGGAGGATACGGACGTGAGACTGACGGTTTATGATGTGCTCGGCAGGCAGGTGACACAGCTTGTGAATGAGCATAAATCAGCCGGTACGTATGAAGTCAATTTCGATGCCACGCGCCTGTCAAGCGGTGTGTACATCTACAGACTTGAAGCCGGTGAAACCATACGGACAAAGCGAATGATGCTTGTCAAATAACATCCATTGATTGACAGGCGGGAGACTGTGCTCCCGCCTGTCATTTTCATTTAAGGTTTACTCTGATATTCCCGTTTCAATGCCCAAAAGGATACCGTTACTATTACCATTACTGATTTTGTTTTTGATCTCCTCGTGTGATACCTCTTCAATAAGCGGAGAGTTCAAAGAAAATCAGCCGCCAAGAACATTTCTCTCTGTTGACCGCATTGATCTTCCTGATGAGCAGCGTCTGGCCAGCCGCGTGGATATTACCTGGTGGGGTGACGATCCTGACGGATATGTTGTTGCCTACGAAATTTGTGTTGGTGAAAATGAAGCACCCGATGATCAGTGCCATCCTGAGAGCGAAGAATGGGAATATACCGAAAGCACAGATACCACCATCACCCTGCCTTTAACCCCGGGCCAGGATACTGATGATGTGCTCTTCAGTGTCCGGGCAATAGATAATGAAGGTTTACGTGATCCCGAGGGTGCAAATGTACGTTTTCCTATCCGCAATTCACCTCCGGAAATATTTTTCGACCCGACACTCACACCGCCTGATACCACCTACTCGATTATGAGCTTTGGCTGGGAGGCAAGCGACCCGGATGGTGATGAAGATCTCAATTACATTGAAATGACCATGAATCTGGATGAGGACGATCCGGATGCCAATGACTGGATACGACTAGACCGGGATATCAATTTCATTACGCTTCAAATAAACCCCAATGACATTGATGAAAACGGAAATGCTACTGCCGATCTGTACCTCGGCAGGGGAATGAGTCCTGCCGATGATGTTG is drawn from Natronogracilivirga saccharolytica and contains these coding sequences:
- a CDS encoding tetratricopeptide repeat protein, with the protein product MILLLIITTLLAGSYLNKQEMPGAELTTEYEQKLERGIKAFYKADWDEARIVFEELKEDDENDPRAYFFDAMIPFWKYFFAGEPSESAEAFLEKSEIALETGKKRMDEDPGDTTTVLMMGGLYGYRGLVAAGERQYRTAVRSGASGYSYTRKLMQMSSDNPDALIGQGVFHYMVGTVPGEVRWLVNMIGLRGDKETGFEKLEEASQTETYTSSDARMILTYLYHEEEKFGDALRIVEPLVQQWPENIIFRYYYALSLEKTGNKDDAREQYRTILENDHPELSAIRTKGEERLREIMASAE
- a CDS encoding endonuclease/exonuclease/phosphatase family protein — protein: MSSRPACFALSALLLCVIIAAAAMTGAANSGEGNYSHIPHSRTFDVVTWNIEWFGDETRGPSDTELQYRNVVEIIDSLQPDLIGVQEIYSITQFERLIDDLDRYDGFVTRYGWGGDPDAGMDVGFIYNTETVNPTHYRLLDSGSQADLTPFYWASRLPKEFIFRVQLEDISFSARAVVVHAMARSDSASYERRIAASQEIKENYFDPYFSRIPLIFLGDYNDRVTESTYRPEDTPMPSPYRNFVDDPAYEVVTYSLDEAGEASWPGVDSWFPPTMLDHITINEPWFEYWLEGSERVYRPDYIEDYPRTTSDHYPVKVRFDVTGRATSSHPSGAHKSHSDRDTAEKAALIRNHPNPFNSQTSIVFELGRPEAVTISVFNPMGERVAEPVTSRQYEAGIHQVEIDASGWASGVYLYRMDTASGANDTGLMTLIK
- a CDS encoding phospholipase D-like domain-containing protein produces the protein MTILLLLLPAAAFSQLFEDFEDGSKGAYAPGTVELSSGDWMFDDALIGSLDGDRRMGSQSVRIRDGYIEMQFDTFGAGDVRFYYANFGNDSGALVRLQYSEDGGNSWNDLGDELQPESELVQADIEANIDGNVRFRILSSEGSDNRVNIDNFEVTEFVEDTDEPRLRVEADGSVVQSGGSIDFGYVLLESSDSQTLTISNTGQQDLEISSVSVTGDGFSLSGDAPSELSPSESAEMEVVFEPVSEGDASGTLSIVSNDPEAQQYEASLSGSGLDPDEPIDIADAREMPMGTLVSVSGWVTVTDEFSGPIYFQDETAGIAAYYNPLMRDDSLGFTLEVSKGDSIVVTGPLTTFNDLVQIAPTDDFESVIFEVYPEGRRDIEPTVLTVEQLETGDYEGQLVRLDAVRILDDGRFSGDTNYDIEDQTGTSEIRISRYTDIPGMTIPFDEVQITGAASRFLDFVQVFPRDRSDFMPVGDAPIIVSDTPYEVSATSSSITFEWETDAEGTSEIRYGLTDEYELGIVEDDQHKTDHTITLEGLDPATVYNVQLRSALGEDTTRTSNYLVTTSSPEGTTQEVNVYFNQDVDHTLATFEEAISNYAFDDHLIDRINSAGHSLDLAFYSISGTVGSNIASAIAGAHNRGLDVRVIVDHNTATDNFVNALENSDVPVIESDFGDANSGREGLHHNKYAVIDYNGGDPEDVWLITSSWNATDNGTNVHNQNMIEFQDVAIAGAYTREFNQKWGSDTTTPDAGESRFGSQKIVVNPSTFWIGDSYVRLFFSPQGNTEAAIIDAIRTAEHSVNLGTMLITRTGYTNALFNRNAAGVTIRGVMGQPGQQGSQYDDIAAFADMHTLTSPLMHHKYAVIDGEQAEWNGKVITGSHNWSSSANRRNDENTIIIEDARIANLYIQEFAARYYQAGGQDDIVTVDAGHEADELPQSFRVQQNYPNPFNPTTKIAFDLPSQSNVTLRVYDTLGRQVASLLSDESLPAGTHHVSFDASHLASGVYIYRVQLDDGQALTRSMTLIK
- a CDS encoding phospholipase D-like domain-containing protein, whose translation is MFSCKPLPFSASLLLLFTLTAFSPVQLLADAPPVTSAPPYETAATDSSITLSWESGSPANSVVRYGRTPDLEKGVVSIENQLSTHNVTLDGLSPAQIYRLKVGNASGSDTTWSDPVIVSTGSPVAATGEINTYFNGSVFSDAAWRSEATADFDFGSHYASRIRNAQQSVDITFYNISGNTGSDIERALIGAARSGVQVRVIMHHNLGNPANQIRQTLRLENNIEVIQSEFGDNRGRDGLMHNKFAIIDYDSDDPSDTWLIISSWNSTDTGSEEQYQNMIEFQDPALAGGYRAEFNQMWGSDGFEPDAGNAHFSQNKEVVNPTRFWIDDIEIDIFFSPQANTQSEIISRLGSAEQGVALPKYLITQWPYLDVLRSLDNDGKTVRGAIGDITYNSSLFNQLSGFADVHDHGAASDILLHHKTAIIDPYEPGSGSGQVITGSMNWSRNGNENSDENTIIIRDDHIANLYYQEFAARYYEAGGTADLTITSATGDPEENAVPEVLTLNQNYPNPFNPTTRISFELPEAGRVTLQVYDVTGRLVSSILDGIDKSAGHHEVSFDAEGLSSGLYLYRISVDGHPAAAKTMMLVK